In one Lysobacter alkalisoli genomic region, the following are encoded:
- the mtnA gene encoding S-methyl-5-thioribose-1-phosphate isomerase, giving the protein MSQDIDFDRYDRVRPIRWTGDALELLDQRKLPFQVEYVRCEDSDAVADAIRALTVRGAPAIGISAAWGVVLAARGVDAADGAEAASKLEPAMQRLNAARPTAVNLAWALARMRRALDGSGSDWRERLEREAQNIADEDLAANRHMGALGAALIAPGSGVMTHCNTGSLATAGFGTALGVIRAGVALGLIGKVYAGETRPWLQGARLTSWELQQDGIAPTLVADAAAAHLMKGGAVQWVIVGADRICANGDTANKIGTYQLAIAARHHGAKFMVVAPSSTVDMDTPSGDGIEIEERDPGEMFAIGGVRTAAPDIEAWNPVFDVTPHALIDAIVTEKGVIERPDAAAMRAAFGH; this is encoded by the coding sequence GCCCGATCCGCTGGACCGGAGACGCCCTTGAACTGCTGGACCAGCGCAAGCTGCCATTCCAGGTGGAATACGTGCGCTGCGAGGACAGCGATGCGGTCGCCGACGCAATCCGCGCCCTGACCGTGCGAGGTGCGCCGGCGATCGGCATCTCCGCGGCCTGGGGAGTGGTGCTGGCGGCGAGGGGGGTCGATGCCGCCGACGGCGCCGAAGCCGCCTCGAAACTCGAACCCGCAATGCAGCGCCTCAACGCCGCCCGCCCGACCGCGGTCAACCTGGCCTGGGCGCTGGCGCGCATGCGGCGTGCGCTGGATGGCAGCGGCAGCGATTGGCGCGAGCGGCTTGAACGCGAGGCGCAGAACATCGCCGATGAAGACCTGGCCGCCAACCGCCACATGGGCGCGCTGGGCGCGGCGCTGATCGCGCCCGGCAGCGGGGTGATGACCCATTGCAATACCGGCTCGTTGGCCACCGCCGGTTTTGGCACTGCGCTGGGCGTGATCCGCGCCGGCGTGGCCCTGGGCCTGATCGGCAAGGTCTACGCCGGTGAGACCCGGCCGTGGCTGCAGGGTGCGCGGCTGACGTCATGGGAGCTGCAGCAGGACGGCATCGCCCCGACCCTGGTTGCCGATGCCGCAGCGGCGCACCTGATGAAGGGTGGGGCGGTGCAGTGGGTGATCGTCGGCGCCGACCGGATCTGCGCCAACGGCGACACCGCCAACAAGATCGGCACCTACCAGCTCGCCATCGCCGCCCGCCACCACGGGGCGAAGTTCATGGTGGTGGCACCGTCCTCGACGGTCGACATGGATACCCCGTCCGGCGACGGGATCGAGATCGAGGAGCGCGACCCGGGCGAGATGTTCGCGATCGGCGGGGTGCGTACCGCCGCGCCCGATATCGAAGCCTGGAACCCGGTGTTCGACGTCACCCCGCATGCGCTGATCGATGCGATCGTGACCGAGAAGGGCGTGATCGAGCGCCCCGACGCGGCCGCCATGCGCGCGGCCTTCGGCCACTGA